From Pseudonocardia autotrophica, one genomic window encodes:
- a CDS encoding IS256 family transposase, producing the protein MTAPSSIDPSEFLHEQLSQASPDLLRQMLTTFINTLMSADADAVCGAAWGERSEARTNIRNGYRHRDFDTRAGTIDVAIPKLRNGSYFPDWLLERRRRAERALTTVVATCYLLGVSTRRMEKLVESLGITRLSKSQVSEMARDLDGQVEQFRTRPLDQGPYTFIAADALVLKVREGGRVVNVHALLATGVNADGHREILGLQVTSAEDGAGWLGFFRDLTARGLSGVRLVTSDAHAGLVHAIGATLPGAAWQRCRTHYAANLMAATPKSSWPWVRALLHSVYDQPDATSVHAQFDRVLDGVAEKLPTVSEHLDTARADVLAFTSFPKEVWRQIWSNNPSERLNREIRRRTDVVGIFPDRNSLIRLVGAVLAEQHDEWAEGRRYLGLEVLARSRVTAVPGTGSSSEEVTSTDTIPALSA; encoded by the coding sequence ATGACCGCACCCTCCAGTATCGACCCCTCCGAGTTCCTGCACGAGCAGCTGTCCCAGGCGAGTCCCGATCTGCTGCGCCAGATGCTCACCACGTTCATCAACACACTCATGTCCGCCGATGCCGACGCAGTGTGCGGGGCAGCGTGGGGCGAGCGCAGCGAGGCCCGCACGAACATCCGCAACGGCTACCGACACCGTGACTTCGACACCCGCGCGGGCACCATCGACGTAGCGATCCCGAAGCTGCGCAACGGTTCCTACTTCCCCGACTGGTTGCTGGAACGTCGCCGCCGGGCGGAGCGGGCACTCACGACGGTGGTCGCGACCTGCTATCTGCTCGGGGTGTCGACGCGGCGGATGGAGAAGCTCGTCGAGTCCCTCGGGATCACCAGACTGTCGAAGTCGCAAGTCTCGGAGATGGCCCGAGACCTCGACGGCCAGGTCGAGCAGTTCCGGACCCGCCCGCTCGACCAGGGCCCGTACACCTTCATCGCCGCCGACGCCCTGGTCTTGAAGGTGCGTGAGGGCGGGCGGGTGGTCAACGTGCACGCTCTGCTGGCCACCGGCGTCAACGCTGACGGGCACCGGGAGATCCTCGGCCTGCAGGTCACCTCCGCCGAGGACGGAGCCGGCTGGCTCGGGTTCTTCCGAGACCTGACCGCCCGCGGCCTGTCCGGGGTCCGGCTGGTCACCAGCGACGCTCATGCCGGGCTCGTCCACGCGATCGGCGCCACCCTGCCCGGCGCTGCCTGGCAGCGCTGCAGGACGCACTACGCGGCGAACCTGATGGCCGCTACCCCCAAGTCCAGCTGGCCGTGGGTGCGGGCGCTGCTGCACTCGGTCTACGACCAGCCCGACGCCACCAGCGTTCACGCCCAGTTCGACCGGGTCCTCGACGGCGTGGCGGAGAAACTCCCGACGGTGTCCGAGCACCTCGACACCGCCCGCGCCGACGTCCTGGCCTTCACCAGCTTCCCGAAAGAGGTCTGGCGACAGATCTGGTCGAACAACCCCTCCGAGCGACTCAACCGCGAGATCCGGCGTCGCACCGACGTCGTCGGCATCTTCCCGGACCGCAACTCGCTGATCCGTCTCGTCGGCGCCGTGCTGGCCGAGCAACACGACGAATGGGCCGAGGGACGCCGCTACCTCGGCCTCGAGGTCCTCGCCCGCTCCCGCGTCACCGCAGTCCCCGGCACCGGCTCCAGCAGCGAGGAGGTGACCTCAACAGACACGATCCCGGCGCTCAGCGCCTGA
- a CDS encoding putative inorganic carbon transporter subunit DabA has protein sequence MDQSTRPTANSVRSTVSVDLTATDPQVRRHLAARGITIPDDTWFIPAEHDTTTDTVRLLDAHLLPDSHRRDADTLTADLRTAGTRLAAERCAILPGAPTRPRPRRAARHTRARARDWAQVFPEWGLADNAAFVIAPRALTRGINLHSRAFLHDYDPDLDPAGTVLETILTAPLVVAHWINSQYYFATIEPHAFGAGSKTLHNVTGGGLGVMNGHTSDLLPGLPWQSLTDGHHARHEPQRLLAIVQAPLRRLDTLIARNTVLHHMFSHDWVGLTARERPDDRWHR, from the coding sequence GTGGATCAATCAACCCGTCCTACAGCCAACTCAGTAAGATCAACTGTCTCAGTTGACTTGACAGCTACCGATCCGCAGGTCCGCCGTCACCTGGCCGCCCGCGGCATCACCATTCCCGACGACACCTGGTTCATCCCGGCCGAACACGACACCACCACCGACACCGTGCGCCTGCTGGACGCCCACCTCCTGCCCGACAGCCACCGCCGGGACGCCGACACGCTCACCGCCGATCTCCGCACGGCCGGCACCAGACTGGCCGCCGAACGCTGCGCCATCCTGCCTGGCGCACCCACCCGGCCCCGCCCCCGGCGCGCGGCCCGCCACACCCGCGCCCGTGCCCGCGACTGGGCCCAGGTCTTCCCCGAATGGGGTCTCGCCGACAACGCCGCCTTCGTCATCGCGCCGCGCGCCCTCACCCGCGGCATCAACCTGCACAGCCGCGCGTTCCTCCACGACTACGACCCCGACCTCGACCCGGCTGGCACCGTCCTGGAAACCATCCTCACCGCGCCGCTCGTCGTCGCGCACTGGATCAATAGCCAGTACTACTTCGCCACCATCGAGCCGCACGCCTTCGGCGCCGGCAGCAAGACCCTGCACAACGTCACCGGCGGGGGCCTGGGTGTCATGAACGGCCACACCAGCGACCTCCTGCCCGGCCTGCCCTGGCAGTCCCTCACCGACGGACACCACGCCCGACACGAACCGCAACGCCTGCTCGCCATCGTGCAGGCGCCCTTGCGCAGGCTGGACACCCTCATCGCACGCAACACGGTACTGCACCACATGTTCAGCCACGACTGGGTCGGCCTCACCGCGCGGGAACGCCCCGATGACCGGTGGCACCGCTAG
- a CDS encoding IS3 family transposase translates to MNGAFTELRAAEVSIKAACALTGRSRATHYRRADPAGVTLGPLHGPHRARRLPPSTITDDERAAVLALLNSEDYRDLAIPQVWARELDEGRWWCSQSSMYRIARAAGQNRERRAQATHPPRVRPELVAHGPSEVWSWDITALKGPRKGEWYKLYVVLDIFSRYVVGWLAANAEDAVVAKDFLADAVARNHVIPQTIHADRGGSMTSKPVSELMVDLGICRSHSRPQCSNDNPFSEAQFKTLKYVPDFPDRFGSLADARAFCERFFEHYNHEHRHSGIGMHTPASIHFDTATEVRAQRQTVLDRAHAQYPERFSRRPSPPRLPEQAWINQPVLQPTQ, encoded by the coding sequence TTGAACGGCGCGTTCACCGAGTTGCGCGCCGCTGAGGTGTCGATCAAGGCGGCGTGCGCGTTGACCGGTCGGTCGCGGGCCACGCACTACCGCCGCGCCGACCCGGCGGGGGTGACGCTCGGGCCGCTGCACGGCCCGCACCGTGCGCGCCGGCTCCCGCCCTCGACGATCACCGACGACGAGCGTGCCGCCGTGCTCGCGCTGCTGAACTCCGAGGACTACCGGGATCTGGCCATTCCGCAGGTGTGGGCCCGGGAGCTCGACGAGGGCCGGTGGTGGTGCTCGCAGTCGAGCATGTACCGGATCGCCCGCGCAGCGGGTCAGAACCGGGAACGGCGCGCCCAGGCCACGCATCCGCCGCGGGTGCGCCCGGAGCTGGTCGCTCATGGCCCGAGCGAGGTGTGGTCGTGGGACATCACCGCGCTGAAGGGCCCGCGGAAGGGCGAGTGGTACAAGCTGTATGTGGTGCTCGACATCTTCTCCCGCTACGTAGTCGGATGGCTCGCCGCGAACGCTGAGGATGCCGTCGTGGCGAAGGATTTCCTCGCCGACGCAGTCGCCCGCAACCACGTCATCCCGCAGACGATTCATGCCGACCGGGGCGGGTCGATGACCTCGAAACCGGTATCGGAGCTGATGGTCGATCTCGGTATCTGCCGGTCACATTCCCGGCCGCAGTGCTCGAATGACAACCCGTTCTCCGAGGCGCAGTTCAAGACGCTGAAGTACGTGCCGGACTTCCCGGACCGGTTCGGCTCGCTCGCTGATGCCCGCGCGTTCTGCGAGCGGTTCTTCGAGCACTACAACCACGAGCATCGGCACTCCGGCATCGGCATGCACACCCCGGCGTCGATCCACTTCGACACCGCGACCGAGGTCCGGGCTCAGCGTCAGACCGTCCTCGACCGCGCACACGCCCAGTATCCCGAGCGATTCAGTCGCCGGCCCAGCCCGCCGCGCCTGCCCGAGCAGGCGTGGATCAATCAACCCGTCCTACAGCCAACTCAGTAA
- a CDS encoding transposase, with product MLVSSEERRGAGAGSSGSTASSSGPRSAGGPSPRPSRRSFSAEYKLAIVAEYENAPNGEKGAVLRREGLYSSHVIEWTRARDVGALEGVADSRRSAKRPKRSAEAAELERLRARNAKLESDLTKTRTALDIMGKAHALLEQLSESADDQEPPAPRKRR from the coding sequence GTGCTCGTGTCATCGGAGGAGCGTCGCGGTGCGGGGGCCGGCAGCAGCGGGTCGACGGCGTCGTCGTCGGGTCCGCGGTCGGCTGGTGGTCCGTCGCCGCGTCCGTCGCGTAGGTCGTTCAGCGCGGAATACAAGCTGGCGATCGTCGCGGAGTATGAGAACGCGCCGAACGGTGAGAAGGGCGCGGTCCTGCGCCGGGAGGGCCTGTATTCGTCGCACGTGATCGAGTGGACCCGGGCCCGGGACGTCGGCGCGCTGGAGGGCGTAGCCGATTCGAGGCGGTCGGCGAAACGTCCGAAGCGGTCGGCGGAGGCGGCCGAGTTGGAACGGCTCCGGGCCCGGAACGCGAAACTCGAATCCGACCTGACGAAGACGCGGACCGCGTTGGACATCATGGGAAAAGCGCACGCGCTCTTGGAGCAGCTGTCCGAGAGCGCGGACGACCAGGAACCACCGGCGCCGCGGAAGCGGCGTTGA